The Magnolia sinica isolate HGM2019 chromosome 9, MsV1, whole genome shotgun sequence genome contains a region encoding:
- the LOC131255568 gene encoding uncharacterized protein LOC131255568, which produces MIVAGRRWSGSCCDLGCRGCCEVFLKGVCRLGMGIGNWTGDGDGDGVWGLDRGLEIQLFIDLWPLERACNIVTSISGLYMSPSRFLTGLKESYGNPRAVLALRLQCFTFMMSLP; this is translated from the exons ATGATTG TGGCGGGCCGGAGATGGAGCGGTAGCTGCTGCGATTTGGGTTGTCGAGGCTGTTGTGAGGTTTTCCTGAAAGGGGTTTGCAGATTGGGGATGGGAATCGGGAATTGGACAGGGGATGGGGATGGGGATGGGGTTTGGGGTTTGGACAGGGGTTTGGAGATTCAGCTGTTCATCGATCTGTGGCCACTTGAAAGAG CTTGCAACATTGTCACTTCGATCTCTGGGTTGTACATGTCGCCGTCCAGGTTCCTTACTGGCCTTAAAGAAAGTTATGGTAATCCAAGGGCAGTTTTAGCTCTCAG GTTGCAATGTTTTACTTTCATGATGAGTTTACCTTGA